The region CCTGACGTCGAGGTGGATAGCTTGAACGGCATGGCGGCGGCTTATATGTTGTTGCAAAACCGGCAGGCCGCCCAGGAGGCGCTGCGCCGAGCTTTCGCCCTCAGCAAGCAGTCGGCCTATACGTCAGGCCAGGCACAGGCGCTGCTGATCCTCAGCGACTTTCAGAATTACGATAACCATGTGCTCGCCTTACAGACCGCGCAATCCGCCCTGACGCTCTGGCAAGCGCTGAGCGACAAGCGTGGGATGGCTCGCGCCTGTTCGCTGATCGGGCGCTGTTACATGGCGCAAAACCTTCTATCCGACGCCACGCAACATTATCAAACCGCGTTGCAACTCTGGCGCGAACTGAGCAACCCTCCAGAAGAGGCGGCGGCGATCATCATGATTGCTTTCATCGAGCAGCGCAAAGGTGAGTGGGAAAACAGCCTCTCGCTTTTGACCGAGGCCCAGGCCCTGCTCGATGAGGAAGCCGAGCCGCAGCGCATGGGAGAAATTGCCGCCGGCATGGCATGGGCGTTTCATGAGAATGGGCTGCCGGAAATCAGCCTCGCGCATTATCAACGGGCGCTCGATTATTTCCGCCGGGCGCAAGATATCCATATGATCTGGTATGTCACCTGGGCCATCGGCAAGGCGCATTACCTGCTGAATAACTATCCGAGCGCCGTGACCTATCTGCAACAGGCCCTCGACCAGGTTGCGCCAGATAGCATTACCGCTGCGCCGTGCTACGAATATCTCGGCAGGGTGTACATTTCAACCGGCCAATATGAGATGGCTCTGCAAAACTTAGAATGGGCGCTTGGGATTTATACGAGAACCGTCAACCCGATGGAAGCGGCGCGGGTGCGCGGCCTGCTGGGGCAAGTCTCCGAGCGCCAGGGCCTGTCGAATCAGGCGCGACACGATTACACGCAGGCGCTAGCAACCTTCAGCAAGTTATCTGATCGGTTGAATCAGGCGGCGATCTATTACGCGCTGGGGCAGTTAGAATTTCGGAGCGGAAACGATATCGTCGCCGCAGACTACTTGAGAAAATCTATCGCGGTCACCGATGACGTTCGCCGGGCTTCGGCGAGCAGCGACCTGGCCGCCGCCTTTTCGGCTACGGTTTATGAGCGTTACGAAAAGTACATCGAATGTTTAATGCATCAATATGCGGCGCGGGCGGCGCCGGCGCTGCTGGCGCAGGCTTTTGAGACCAGCGAATTGGCGCGGGCGCGCTCGCTGGCAGAGTTATTGCGCGCCACCCAATCCCATCTGATCAACGGTCTCGACCCGCAGTTGGCCGAGCAGGAAAAATCGCTGCGGCAGGCGCTCAGGGTTAAAGAAGACTATAAAGTCGCGCTATTGGCCGGGACTTACAAGACTGCGGAACTGCTTGCGCTCGATAAGGAATTGGCGCAACTAAAAGCCGCTGCGAATCAGGTCAATGAAAGCATTCGGGCGCGCTATCCGGCTTATGAGCAGATGGTCAGGCCCGCCGCCTGGACTCTGCGACAAATTCAGGAGCAGGTTATCGCGGACGACCAGACCGTGCTTTTAGAGTACAGCCTTGGCGCCGACAAGAGTTACGTCTGGGCCGTGACCCGCGATCACATTCAGAGTTACGAATTACCCGCCGGCGCAGTAATTAACGCGGCAGCACAAGAGGTCTACAAATTATTGGCGAGCCCGCCAGACCCGGAAACCGAGAAGTCATTATCCCTGGCCATTCAGAGCCTGGGGCGGATGATTCTGTCGCCGGTCGCCGCCGAGCTGAGCAAGCGCCGCCTGCTTATCGTCGCCGACGGCGCGCTCCACTACCTTCCTTTCCAGGTCATGCCAAACCCTTCGGCGGGTGACGAACCGCTGGTCGCCAGCTATGAGATTATCAACATTCCTTCGGCCTCGATTTTGGGAGAATTGCGTAAAGAAGCGCGGCCTCGG is a window of Blastocatellia bacterium DNA encoding:
- a CDS encoding CHAT domain-containing protein translates to MKALPGRLGLLAALFWLVAGAAALHASVATESARQLADGADDTAISLKDRQEALKKLTEAAQLFLDSGQKEEAARALNRAGRLQLLLNAPNDAINSHRQALTLLKPAAPPDVEVDSLNGMAAAYMLLQNRQAAQEALRRAFALSKQSAYTSGQAQALLILSDFQNYDNHVLALQTAQSALTLWQALSDKRGMARACSLIGRCYMAQNLLSDATQHYQTALQLWRELSNPPEEAAAIIMIAFIEQRKGEWENSLSLLTEAQALLDEEAEPQRMGEIAAGMAWAFHENGLPEISLAHYQRALDYFRRAQDIHMIWYVTWAIGKAHYLLNNYPSAVTYLQQALDQVAPDSITAAPCYEYLGRVYISTGQYEMALQNLEWALGIYTRTVNPMEAARVRGLLGQVSERQGLSNQARHDYTQALATFSKLSDRLNQAAIYYALGQLEFRSGNDIVAADYLRKSIAVTDDVRRASASSDLAAAFSATVYERYEKYIECLMHQYAARAAPALLAQAFETSELARARSLAELLRATQSHLINGLDPQLAEQEKSLRQALRVKEDYKVALLAGTYKTAELLALDKELAQLKAAANQVNESIRARYPAYEQMVRPAAWTLRQIQEQVIADDQTVLLEYSLGADKSYVWAVTRDHIQSYELPAGAVINAAAQEVYKLLASPPDPETEKSLSLAIQSLGRMILSPVAAELSKRRLLIVADGALHYLPFQVMPNPSAGDEPLVASYEIINIPSASILGELRKEARPRQAPKVLAAFGDPVFAANYALRKETGDAEPLAAAQSPDVAGWHRALRDIELNGDRFDPSVIKPLFYARRELANLREAANGREVFIASGFAATREQLLSVDLTQYAILHFATHGLLDPRRPENSGLVLSTMNRDRQAQNGFVGLQDIYGLRAPVGLVVLSACQTALGKDVRGEGLLGLTRGFMYAGASSVMASLWKVDDEATAELMRLAYINMLQKGMTPAAALRAAQNDIRHRPEWQSPYFWAGFTLQGEYLQAISLPAKKVTPHFNSGVILGGAVMLMASLALWYRHHRKRRQRQSP